From one Dryobates pubescens isolate bDryPub1 chromosome 2, bDryPub1.pri, whole genome shotgun sequence genomic stretch:
- the TBR1 gene encoding T-box brain protein 1 isoform X1 produces MQLEHCLSPSIMLSKKFLNVSSSYPHAGGSELALHDHPIISTTDNLERSSPLKKITRGMTNQSDTDNFPDSKDTPGDVQRNKLSPVLDGVSELRHSFDGSAADRYLLSQSSQPQSAASAPSTMFPYPSQHGPAHPAFSIASPSRYMAHHPVITNGAYNSLLSNSSPQGYPAAGYPYPQQYGHSYQGAPFYQFSSTQPGLVPGKAQVYLCNRPLWLKFHRHQTEMIITKQGRRMFPFLSFNISGLDPTAHYNIFVDVILADPNHWRFQGGKWVPCGKADTNVQGNRVYMHPDSPNTGAHWMRQEISFGKLKLTNNKGASNNNGQMVVLQSLHKYQPRLHVVEVNEDGTEDTNQPGRVQTFTFPETQFIAVTAYQNTDITQLKIDHNPFAKGFRDNYDTIYTGCDMDRLTPSPNDSPRSQIVPGARYAMAGSFLQDQFVSNYAKSRFHPGAGAGPGPGADRSVPHTNGLLSPQQAEDPGAPSPQRWFVAPANNRLDFAASAYDTATDFAGNAATLLSYAAAGVKALPLQAAGCAGRPLGYYADPSGWGARSPPQYCSKSGSVLSCWPNSAAAARMAAGNPYLGEEAESLAPERSPLPGAEDSKPKDLSDSSWIETPSSIKSIDSTDSGIYEQAKRRRISPSDTPVSESSSPLKSEVLTQRDCEKTCAKDIGYYGFYSHS; encoded by the exons ATGCAGCTGGAGCATTGTCTTTCTCCCTCTATCATGCTCTCCAAGAAATTTCTCAATGTGAGCAGCAGTTACCCACATGCAGGCGGATCTGAGCTTGCCTTGCATGATCATCCTATTATCTCGACCACTGACAACCTGGAGAGAAGTTCACCTTTGAAAAAAATTACCAGGGGGATGACGAATCAGTCAGATACAGACAATTTTCCTGACTCCAAGGACACACCAGGGGACGTCCAGAGAAATAAACTCTCTCCCGTCTTGGACGGGGTCTCTGAGCTTCGTCACAGTTTCGATGGATCTGCTGCAGATCGCTATCTGCTCTCTCAGTCCAGCCAGCCCcagtctgctgcctctgctcctagTACCATGTTCCCTTaccccagccagcatggaccTGCTCACCCAGCTTTCTCCATCGCCAGCCCCAGCCGCTACATGGCTCACCATCCTGTGATCACCAACGGAGCTTATAACAGCCTCCTGTCCAACTCTTCTCCACAAGGCTACCCCGCGGCGGGCTATCCTTACCCCCAGCAGTATGGCCATTCCTACCAAGGGGCACCTTTCTACCAGTTCTCCTCCACCCAGCCGGGGCTAGTTCCCGGAAAGGCTCAGGTCTACCTGTGCAACAGGCCACTCTGGCTGAAATTTCACCGGCACCAGACGGAGATGATCATCACGAAGCAGGGGAG GCGCATGTTCCCTTTCCTAAGTTTTAATATTTCTGGTCTCGACCCCACGGCTCACTACAATATTTTTGTGGATGTAATTTTGGCGGATCCCAACCACTGGAGATTTCAGGGAGGCAAATGGGTTCCTTGCGGCAAGGCGGACACCAATGTACAAG GAAACCGGGTGTACATGCACCCCGACTCTCCCAACACGGGAGCCCACTGGATGCGCCAGGAAATCTCCTTTGGGAAACTAAAACTTACAAATAATAAAGGAGCATCGAACAACAACGGGCAG ATGGTGGTTTTGCAGTCCCTCCACAAGTACCAGCCCCGCTTGCATGTGGTGGAGGTGAACGAAGACGGCACGGAGGATACCAACCAGCCGGGCAGAGTGCAGACCTTCACCTTTCCCGAGACCCAGTTCATAGCAGTCACCGCCTACCAAAACACTGAT ATCACACAGCTGAAAATAGATCACAACCCTTTCGCAAAAGGCTTCCGCGACAATTATGACAC GATCTACACGGGTTGCGACATGGATCGGCTGACGCCTTCCCCCAACGACTCGCCCCGCTCGCAGATCGTGCCCGGGGCCCGCTACGCCATGGCCGGCTCCTTCCTTCAAGACCAGTTTGTGAGTAACTACGCCAAGTCCCGCTTCCACCCCGGGGCAGGAGCCGGCCCGGGGCCCGGCGCCGACCGCAGCGTGCCCCACACCAACGGgctgctctccccacagcaaGCCGAGGACCCGGGGGCCCCCTCGCCGCAACGCTGGTTCGTCGCCCCCGCCAACAACCGCCTCGATTTCGCCGCTTCCGCCTACGACACGGCTACCGACTTCGCCGGCAATGCTGCCACGCTGCTTTCCTACGCGGCCGCCGGCGTCAAGGCGTTGCCACTGCAGGCGGCAGGCTGCGCCGGGCGGCCGCTAGGCTACTACGCTGACCCCTCGGGCTGGGGGGCCCGCAGCCCTCCGCAGTACTGCAGCAAATCGGGCTCCGTGCTCTCTTGCTGGCCCAAcagcgcggcggcggcgcgcaTGGCCGCTGGCAACCCCTACCTGGGGGAAGAagcagagagcctggcccccGAGCGGTCCCCCTTGCCGGGAGCCGAGGACTCCAAGCCCAAAGATTTGTCCGACTCCAGCTGGATCGAGACGCCGTCGTCCATTAAGTCCATCGACTCCACCGATTCTGGGATTTACGAGCAGGCTAAAAGGAGGCGGATCTCTCCCTCGGACACCCCGGTGTCCGAGAGCTCCTCGCCCCTCAAGAGCGAGGTGCTCACCCAGCGGGACTGCGAAAAGACCTGCGCCAAGGACATCGGCTACTACGGCTTCTATTCTCACAGCTAG
- the TBR1 gene encoding T-box brain protein 1 isoform X2: MQLEHCLSPSIMLSKKFLNVSSSYPHAGGSELALHDHPIISTTDNLERSSPLKKITRGMTNQSDTDNFPDSKDTPGDVQRNKLSPVLDGVSELRHSFDGSAADRYLLSQSSQPQSAASAPSTMFPYPSQHGPAHPAFSIASPSRYMAHHPVITNGAYNSLLSNSSPQGYPAAGYPYPQQYGHSYQGAPFYQFSSTQPGLVPGKAQVYLCNRPLWLKFHRHQTEMIITKQGRRMFPFLSFNISGLDPTAHYNIFVDVILADPNHWRFQGGKWVPCGKADTNVQGNRVYMHPDSPNTGAHWMRQEISFGKLKLTNNKGASNNNGQMVVLQSLHKYQPRLHVVEVNEDGTEDTNQPGRVQTFTFPETQFIAVTAYQNTDITQLKIDHNPFAKGFRDNYDTIYTGCDMDRLTPSPNDSPRSQIVPGARYAMAGSFLQDQFQAEDPGAPSPQRWFVAPANNRLDFAASAYDTATDFAGNAATLLSYAAAGVKALPLQAAGCAGRPLGYYADPSGWGARSPPQYCSKSGSVLSCWPNSAAAARMAAGNPYLGEEAESLAPERSPLPGAEDSKPKDLSDSSWIETPSSIKSIDSTDSGIYEQAKRRRISPSDTPVSESSSPLKSEVLTQRDCEKTCAKDIGYYGFYSHS, translated from the exons ATGCAGCTGGAGCATTGTCTTTCTCCCTCTATCATGCTCTCCAAGAAATTTCTCAATGTGAGCAGCAGTTACCCACATGCAGGCGGATCTGAGCTTGCCTTGCATGATCATCCTATTATCTCGACCACTGACAACCTGGAGAGAAGTTCACCTTTGAAAAAAATTACCAGGGGGATGACGAATCAGTCAGATACAGACAATTTTCCTGACTCCAAGGACACACCAGGGGACGTCCAGAGAAATAAACTCTCTCCCGTCTTGGACGGGGTCTCTGAGCTTCGTCACAGTTTCGATGGATCTGCTGCAGATCGCTATCTGCTCTCTCAGTCCAGCCAGCCCcagtctgctgcctctgctcctagTACCATGTTCCCTTaccccagccagcatggaccTGCTCACCCAGCTTTCTCCATCGCCAGCCCCAGCCGCTACATGGCTCACCATCCTGTGATCACCAACGGAGCTTATAACAGCCTCCTGTCCAACTCTTCTCCACAAGGCTACCCCGCGGCGGGCTATCCTTACCCCCAGCAGTATGGCCATTCCTACCAAGGGGCACCTTTCTACCAGTTCTCCTCCACCCAGCCGGGGCTAGTTCCCGGAAAGGCTCAGGTCTACCTGTGCAACAGGCCACTCTGGCTGAAATTTCACCGGCACCAGACGGAGATGATCATCACGAAGCAGGGGAG GCGCATGTTCCCTTTCCTAAGTTTTAATATTTCTGGTCTCGACCCCACGGCTCACTACAATATTTTTGTGGATGTAATTTTGGCGGATCCCAACCACTGGAGATTTCAGGGAGGCAAATGGGTTCCTTGCGGCAAGGCGGACACCAATGTACAAG GAAACCGGGTGTACATGCACCCCGACTCTCCCAACACGGGAGCCCACTGGATGCGCCAGGAAATCTCCTTTGGGAAACTAAAACTTACAAATAATAAAGGAGCATCGAACAACAACGGGCAG ATGGTGGTTTTGCAGTCCCTCCACAAGTACCAGCCCCGCTTGCATGTGGTGGAGGTGAACGAAGACGGCACGGAGGATACCAACCAGCCGGGCAGAGTGCAGACCTTCACCTTTCCCGAGACCCAGTTCATAGCAGTCACCGCCTACCAAAACACTGAT ATCACACAGCTGAAAATAGATCACAACCCTTTCGCAAAAGGCTTCCGCGACAATTATGACAC GATCTACACGGGTTGCGACATGGATCGGCTGACGCCTTCCCCCAACGACTCGCCCCGCTCGCAGATCGTGCCCGGGGCCCGCTACGCCATGGCCGGCTCCTTCCTTCAAGACCAGTTT caaGCCGAGGACCCGGGGGCCCCCTCGCCGCAACGCTGGTTCGTCGCCCCCGCCAACAACCGCCTCGATTTCGCCGCTTCCGCCTACGACACGGCTACCGACTTCGCCGGCAATGCTGCCACGCTGCTTTCCTACGCGGCCGCCGGCGTCAAGGCGTTGCCACTGCAGGCGGCAGGCTGCGCCGGGCGGCCGCTAGGCTACTACGCTGACCCCTCGGGCTGGGGGGCCCGCAGCCCTCCGCAGTACTGCAGCAAATCGGGCTCCGTGCTCTCTTGCTGGCCCAAcagcgcggcggcggcgcgcaTGGCCGCTGGCAACCCCTACCTGGGGGAAGAagcagagagcctggcccccGAGCGGTCCCCCTTGCCGGGAGCCGAGGACTCCAAGCCCAAAGATTTGTCCGACTCCAGCTGGATCGAGACGCCGTCGTCCATTAAGTCCATCGACTCCACCGATTCTGGGATTTACGAGCAGGCTAAAAGGAGGCGGATCTCTCCCTCGGACACCCCGGTGTCCGAGAGCTCCTCGCCCCTCAAGAGCGAGGTGCTCACCCAGCGGGACTGCGAAAAGACCTGCGCCAAGGACATCGGCTACTACGGCTTCTATTCTCACAGCTAG
- the PSMD14 gene encoding 26S proteasome non-ATPase regulatory subunit 14, with product MDRLLRLGGGVPGLGQGPPTDAPAVDTAEQVYISSLALLKMLKHGRAGVPMEVMGLMLGEFVDDYTVRVIDVFAMPQSGTGVSVEAVDPVFQAKMLDMLKQTGRPEMVVGWYHSHPGFGCWLSGVDINTQQSFEALSERAVAVVVDPIQSVKGKVVIDAFRLINANMMVLGHEPRQTTSNLGHLNKPSIQALIHGLNRHYYSITINYRKNELEQKMLLNLHKKSWMEGLTLQDYSEHCKLNETVVKEMLELAKNYNKAVEEEDKMTPEQLAIKNVGKQDPKRHLEEHVDVLMTSNIVQCLAAMLDTVVFK from the exons GGGCCACCAACAGATGCTCCTGCGGTCGATACAGCGGAACAGGTTTATATCTCTTCCCTTGCACTGCTGAAA ATGCTGAAGCATGGTCGCGCTGGTGTCCCTATGGAAgttatgggtctgatgctcggAGAATTTGTTGATGATTACACTGTGAGAGTGATTGATGTTTTTGCAATGCCACAGTCGGGAACG GGTGTCAGTGTGGAGGCTGTTGATCCTGTATTTCAAGCAAAAATGTTAGATATGCTGAAACAAACAGGAAG acCTGAAATGGTAGTTGGTTGGTATCACAGTCACCCTGGTTTTGGCTGCTGGTTGTCTGGTGTAGATATCAATACTCAGCAGAGCTTTGAAGCCTTATCAGAAAGAGCTGTTGCTGTGGTGGTGGATCCCATTCAGAGTGTAAAAGGAAAG GTTGTTATTGATGCCTTCAGATTGATCAATGCTAATATGATGGTCTTAGGACATGAACCAAGACAAACAACTTCAAATCTGGGTCACTTAAACAAGCCATCTATCCAG GCACTAATTCATGGACTAAACAGGCATTACTATTCCATCACCATCAACTACAGGAAGAATGAACTAGAACAGAAG ATGTTGCTGAATTTGCATAAGAAGAGTTGGATGGAAGGTTTGACACTGCAGGACTACAGTGAACATTGTAAACTCAATGAAACAGTAGTGAAGGAGATGTTAGAATTAGCTAAGAATTATAACAAG GCTGTTGAAGAAGAAGATAAGATGACACCTGAACAGCTGGCAATAAAAAATGTTGGCAAGCAG GATCCCAAACGTCATTTAGAAGAGCATGTGGATGTGCTGATGACCTCAAACATTGTCCAGTGTTTAGCCGCTATGTTGGATACAGTTGTATTTAAATAA